The genomic region CTCAGAGAACTCCGTTGGCATAGATCTAGGCATCGAAAAATTTGCAACCTTATCGAATGGTATAGCAATAGAGAATCCAGGATTCATAAAGAAGGTAGAGAAAAGAATAAAGCGTCTTCAAAAACAGCTATCAAGAAAGCAGAAAGGATCGAAGAATGGAAGCAAGCATATACTTAAATCACAGAAGGAGTACATGAAGCTGAGAAACATGCGTGAAGACTTCCTTGATAAGGTATCTACTGCGATAGCCAAGCGGTACGATACCATCATCATCGAAGATCTGAACGTATCAGGCATGTTTAGAAACCACCATATTGCAAAGAGTCTAAGTGATGTTTCTTTCTATTCCTTCAAGCAGAAACTGGAATGGAAAGCAGAAAAATATGGAAAGAATATAATAGAGATAGGAAGGTTCGATCCATCATCTAAGATATGTTCATCATGCGGTAACATAAAGCATGATCTGAAGTTATCAGATCGCATATATCATTGTGATGTATGTGGTCTTATCATAGACAGGGATCACAACGCATCAAAAAATATAAGGAAGATTGGACTTATAAAAGTAGGGCTGGTGCGGTCCGAACTTACGCCTGTGGAGATCGCAACATCGGGCTTGTACGGAATATATCCGTACAGGCAGAGGCCGGTCGTTGAAGCAGGAAGCTCCGATGCTTCAGCTGAGGAATAGCTCACAATATGTTGCGAATAATCAGATAGAGGTGGGAGAATGAAAGCCGTGGAATTCAGATGGTTGAATTTTCTGGATAAATACAAATCATCGGCAAAGCACAACCTCTCTAACAGTGGCCTACCCGAACCGGATCTTAAGGAGATGGGTATAGACGCGGATTATGAGGAGTATTTGAATGATAAGACTGATCATGAGGCTGCACTTCGCGATGCAATCGCTGAGAGGTATGGTGTGGAAAGGGACAGCGTGCTGATAACAAACGGCGGAACAGAGGCAATATTTCTGGCCTCGGCCTTCATCAGCATATATTCCAGGCGAATCATCGTCCCATTGCCAGAATATGAGCCCATTTTCCTTGTACCGGAATCGCTTGAAAGAGAAGTGGAAAGGGTAAAACTGGAAAATATAACACGTGCAGCTGATGAAAGAGACAGCCTATCAATGAGCCTGCCAAACAATCCCACAGGAAAATATAGCGATATCGCCGAACATATCAACAGGGTCAAAGATTCTTATAAGTATGTATATCTGGACGAGACCTTTCACGATTTTATAGAAGATAAAAATGCATCGATCTATGATGGCTCAAAGAATCTTATCGTTTCGAATACCATGACTAAGTTCTTTGGTCTCAGCAGCCTCAGAGTTGGATGGATAGTATCACATCCAGAGAACATATCTGGGATGAGAAGGTTGAAGGATCTCACCACGATCAACAACGCAAAGTTCTCACTGTATCTTGCAAGAAAATCTTTGGAAAGATGGGAAAAATTCAGGAAAAGGGCCCTTGATGTAGTGAAACGAAATGCAGAAATAGCGCTGAAGGAGATATCAGAGTTCGGTCTATACGACGATCATTATGAGGGCGCACCCTTTCTATTCGTAGGAGACGGAAAATTAAGATCGGAAGAACTAACAAAGAAAGCTGTAACAGATTATGGGATATTGGTAGCGCCCGGTTCCTATTTTGGTCTGGATGGTTACCTCAGAGTATGTCTTACGTCGTATGAGATCAGAAATGATATAGATGCATTCAGAACATTTGCCGAAAGAGAGTTAAAGAAATGAGCGGATTCAGATCAGCATTTTCGTTCTTCACCATATTGCCCATAAAGGGTGAACTAGAACCTGATCTCATAGCATACCTACCATTTGTATCACTTTTTGATGCTGCAGTTGGCGTGTCGTTGTATGTTGCGGTGTATAGATACTCGATCCTAATGGCCTCGTTCCTCTCCATATCTTCTATATATATGCTCAATGGTTTGAATCATGTAGACGCTGTGACCGATACTGGCGATGCCCTGATGGTCAGAGATAAGACGAGATTAAAGGATGTTCTCCTTGATCATCATATAGGTGCTGGCGGTCTCTTCGTCTTCCTTTTCATATATCTCCTGTCCTTTATCTCACTCTCAGCCACCAGACCATATATGGCCA from Thermoplasma sp. Kam2015 harbors:
- a CDS encoding pyridoxal phosphate-dependent aminotransferase, whose translation is MKAVEFRWLNFLDKYKSSAKHNLSNSGLPEPDLKEMGIDADYEEYLNDKTDHEAALRDAIAERYGVERDSVLITNGGTEAIFLASAFISIYSRRIIVPLPEYEPIFLVPESLEREVERVKLENITRAADERDSLSMSLPNNPTGKYSDIAEHINRVKDSYKYVYLDETFHDFIEDKNASIYDGSKNLIVSNTMTKFFGLSSLRVGWIVSHPENISGMRRLKDLTTINNAKFSLYLARKSLERWEKFRKRALDVVKRNAEIALKEISEFGLYDDHYEGAPFLFVGDGKLRSEELTKKAVTDYGILVAPGSYFGLDGYLRVCLTSYEIRNDIDAFRTFAERELKK
- a CDS encoding RNA-guided endonuclease TnpB family protein, with product SENSVGIDLGIEKFATLSNGIAIENPGFIKKVEKRIKRLQKQLSRKQKGSKNGSKHILKSQKEYMKLRNMREDFLDKVSTAIAKRYDTIIIEDLNVSGMFRNHHIAKSLSDVSFYSFKQKLEWKAEKYGKNIIEIGRFDPSSKICSSCGNIKHDLKLSDRIYHCDVCGLIIDRDHNASKNIRKIGLIKVGLVRSELTPVEIATSGLYGIYPYRQRPVVEAGSSDASAEE